The Desulfobacterales bacterium genome has a window encoding:
- the sppA gene encoding signal peptide peptidase SppA: MFSRRHPYLFFMLIFSGIFSSFIVILTMLIVIGASDSTFETGEVVGVVEINGVIADSKEILKNIVDFRKNSDVKAIVIRINSPGGGVGASQEIYAEIVKTSKVKKVIASFGGVAASGGYYVASAADGIISSQGTITGSIGVIMAYTNFKELLDKIGLVPVVIKSGEYKDVGSPVRDLTEKDKAILQSLATVIHNQFISDVAAGRKMEIEKVTEIADGRIFSGAEAKDLGLVDKIGNFEDAVEWAGRLGGIKGEIVAVYPKQDKLSFLKYLAESSVQNFITNSFSQSLKADYLYKP; the protein is encoded by the coding sequence ATGTTTTCAAGAAGACACCCGTATCTTTTTTTCATGCTTATTTTTTCTGGAATTTTTTCATCGTTCATAGTTATTTTAACAATGCTTATCGTTATTGGAGCATCTGATTCTACTTTTGAAACAGGAGAGGTTGTAGGAGTAGTTGAAATAAATGGAGTTATCGCTGATTCAAAGGAAATATTAAAAAATATCGTTGATTTTCGTAAAAATTCTGATGTTAAAGCTATTGTAATTAGGATTAATTCTCCTGGCGGAGGAGTAGGAGCTTCTCAAGAAATATATGCTGAAATTGTTAAGACGTCAAAAGTAAAAAAAGTAATAGCTTCATTCGGAGGAGTTGCTGCTTCTGGGGGATATTATGTTGCATCTGCCGCTGACGGCATAATTTCTTCTCAGGGTACGATAACTGGAAGCATAGGCGTTATAATGGCTTATACTAATTTTAAAGAGTTGCTTGATAAAATAGGTCTCGTTCCAGTTGTAATAAAAAGCGGAGAATATAAAGATGTCGGATCTCCTGTAAGAGATTTAACTGAAAAAGATAAGGCTATTCTTCAATCTCTTGCGACAGTTATACATAATCAGTTTATAAGCGATGTTGCAGCTGGAAGAAAAATGGAAATTGAAAAAGTTACTGAAATCGCTGATGGAAGAATATTTTCTGGAGCGGAAGCAAAAGATTTAGGGCTTGTGGATAAAATTGGAAATTTTGAAGATGCTGTTGAATGGGCAGGTAGATTAGGGGGCATTAAAGGCGAAATAGTTGCAGTTTATCCAAAACAAGACAAACTTTCATTTTTAAAATACCTTGCTGAATCTTCGGTTCAAAATTTTATAACAAATAGTTTTAGCCAGAGCCTTAAAGCTGATTATTTATATAAACCTTAG